The sequence below is a genomic window from Salinispira pacifica.
TTCTCCAAGGAACTGGAAGACTTTATTGGAACTTGACCCCCCGTGTAATCCGGGGTATTTTCACTCATAATTCATGAGAAAAAACTCCGGTTCTTCCAAACAGACCCAATCAAAACGAAAGCCCGCCGGAAGCCGTTCAGGTTCCCGGCGTTCATCCGGCGCTTCTCTCACCCCTGCAGCAAAACGGGAACGTTTTGTCCGCAATATTACCGCATTGCTGGCGGTGATTGTTCTGGCTCTGGCCGGGATTTATCTGCTCATTCCATCCGGTACCGATCAGTCTATTGCTGCCCGGGACTCCGGAAGGGGAGTCGGGGAGTCTGAAACACCGTTACCCGTACCCGCAGAACCACGGGCAGATGAGTCTGCAGGAGCTGCAGAAGAATCCGGCAGTGGGTACCGGGACTCCGGCGTTACCGGGGCCGGCAAAAGTGCCGAAACCCCGGCGTCCGGGGAACCGGAAGGGGAAGCAGCGCTGCCGGTGAAAATCCGGCCGAAACTTGTGGTTGTGATCGATGATGTGGGCTACAATGTTGAAGGACTCAAACCCTTTTTGGAAATCCCCGTACCTGTTACCTTCGCGGTTCTTCCCAGGCTTGACTACTCCCGGGAGACGGCCCGCTTAATCAGTGATGCCGGTCAGGAATTGATACTTCATTTGCCCATGGAGAGTCAGAACGGCCAGGATCCCGGGCCCGGTACGCTTCGCAGCAATATGTCCGGGGATGAACTGCTGAGGGAAATTCAGGGCAACGCAGCCACGGTGCCGGGAATTATCGGAATGAATAATCATATGGGAAGCAAGGGAACTGAAGACCGCAGAATTGTACGGGAAGTTCTGGAATACGCCAGGAGGGACTCGCTCTTTTTCCTCGATTCCCGTACCAGCCCACAGACAGTGGTTCCGGAGATTGCCCGGGATATGAACATGAAAATACTTGAGAGGGATATATTTTTGGATAACAGTCAGGATACCGGCTACATCATGGAAGCGCTGGAGAAAGGAAAGGCCGTAGCACGGGACCAGGGGCATGCCATACTCATCGGTCATGTCTGGACCGAAGAGCTGGCGGAAATCCTTCTGGAAAATTATCCCTTTATTATGGAAGAGGGATTCGACTTCGCAACCCTGTCGAGCATCATTATGAAAGGCGAATAATGCTGGTTCTGGGAATAGAAAGCTCCTGCGATGAGTGTTCCTTCGCGGTGGTGGAAAACGGCAGAAAGATAATCTCCCATGTAATCGCCACACAGATTGAAGATCATAAGCCGTATAACGGCGTGGTTCCCGAGATTGCCAGCCGTCGGCATGTGGAGATGATCACCCCGGTGTACCGCCAGACCATGGAGCTGGCGGCGGAGCAGGGGGTAAAGCCTTCGGATATTCAGGGAATCGGCGTAACCACCCATCCCGGCCTGAGCGGAAGCCTGGTGGTGGGCCTGAACTATGCCAAAGCCCTGAGCTATGCCTGGAATGTTCCCTATGTGGGAGTGAACCACATCCTTGCCCACCTCTACGCCCCCCAGCTGGAGCAGGAAATTCCCTATCCCTATCTGGGGCTGCTGGTTTCCGGCGGTCACACCATGATCACCCTTGTGAAGGGGTATCAGGATATTCAGGTTCTGGGAGCCAGCATTGATGATGCCTGCGGCGAAGCCTTCGACAAGGTTGCAAAGCATTACGGACTGGGATATCCCGGAGGAAAACTGATAGACGACCTGGCAATGCAGGGGAATGACCGGGCTTTTGCCTTTCCCTTCGCAAACCTTCATAAAGGCGGACACCGCTATGATGTGTCCTACTCAGGATTGAAAAACGCCGTTATCAACCAGCTGGATACCTTCTGGGACGGAAAAAGCGAAAAAAGCGTGGAAAATATCTGCGCCAGCTTTCAACGGGTTGCCATTACCAGTCTTTTGAAGAAACTGTACCGGGCGGTGGAGGACACAGGAATAACCACCATCGTAGCCGGAGGCGGAGTTGCCGCCAACTCATATTTACGAAAATCACTGGAAGAACATCCGGATTATCAGGTATATTTCCCCGGCATGGAATTATGCACCGATAACGGTGCAATGATTGCCGGCATCGCCTATCATTATTTGAAAGAGGGAAACGTCAGCGGACTGGATGCCGGTGTTTCCCCCAGGGTAAAGGGGTTCAGGAAAATCTGAATGCCGGAAGGCCGAAATTGTGCACGGACAGCTGAATGCTGCCGGATGTGAGGGAGAGAGATATGAATCTCAAGGAATTTGATGAATCTATACGGCGGGTGAAGGACTTTCCCAAGCCTGGAATAAACTTTTATGACATTACCAGCATCCTCACCAACAGCGAAGCCTTCGGGTACTGTCTGGAACAGATGAATCTCTGGATTGATGAGCTTGAGGTGGATACCCTGCTTGCGGTGGAGGCCCGTGGATTTCTTTTTGCCGCCCCTCTGGCCCAGATGCGAAAAATACCGCTGGTACTTGCCCGGAAAAAAGGGAAGCTCCCCGGAAAAACCTGGTGCGAAGAATACAGTCTGGAGTATGGAACCGATGTTGTCTGCATTCAACAGGAAGATATTGCTCCCGGCAGCAGAGTGCTGCTCATAGATGATCTCATCGCAACAGGTGGAACCTTGAAGGCTACTGCCGCACTGGTGAAAAATCAGGCCCGTTCCAGTCTTGCCGGGTATGCCGCCGTAATCGGTCTGCCTTTTCTGGGGTATGAAAAGCATCTTGACGACGCCCCCATCCGTACGCTCATCAACTATCAGGGAGAATAAGTTCCGTGCACTGCAAAAGGATTACAGTTTTTAAAATCCTTACTTGACAAGTTTTTGCCACTCTGGTACTTTCCAATTCGATCATTTCCCGGTGGTGTAATTGGTAACACTACAGATTCTGGTTCTGTCGTTGGGGGTTCGAGTCCTCCCCGGGAAGTAATGCCGGCTTGAGGCCGGCTTTTTTTTAAAGAGAGCCGCAGGGGTTCTCTTGATTGATCGGCCTCAGCATCGGTCTGCGTTTTTGCTGATAGGAGGCCTTTCATGAGTGTCAGAACCTGCCTGGTTCTTGAAAACGGTTCCATATATAACGGTAAGGGATTCGGCTATCCGGCTCCATTGCCCCGGGATCTGGAACCGGGAACCCCGAGTTTCAGCAACGCCGGTGAGGTGGTGTTCAACACCGCCATGGTGGGCTACCACGAAGTCCTCACCGATCCTTCCTACACCGGTCAGATTATCACCATGACATATCCCCATATGGGAAACTACGGCCATCTGGACGACTGGAATGAAAGCGGTCCTCTGGGCGAAGACTGTCAGGATTCATCCTCCTGCGATCCCCGTCCGGTGAAGGCCGCAGGTTTTGTTCTGCGGAGTCTGTATCGCGGCCCGGTTCCCAAGGGCCGGATTACCCTGGACGAATATCTGAATAGACACGAAATACCGGGCATTACCGATGTTGATACCCGCAGACTCACCCTGGAGATCAGGGACGGCGGGGCGGTAAACGCAGTGCTGGTTCGTCCGGAAAACCCCGCTCTGGGTCTCAGTCCCGATGAAATCAATATGATATCCAGCTATCTCGAGTCCTTCCCCGGCATGCTGGGAAGAAACCTGGTCCGGGATGTAGGCACCAGCCTGAAATTCAGCCGAAGCAGACCTCTTGAAGGCAGCTATGCGGGAATGCGCCTGGCCCTGTATGACTGCGGGACCAAGGCCAATATCATCAGGGAGCTGGAAAAACTTGGCTGTGAAATAACCGTGTACCCCTCGGACAGCAGCGCCCGGGACATTCTGAACGGAAAACATCACGGAGTTCTGGTATCCAACGGGCCAGGGGATCCCCAGGTTCTTCAGGATCAGATCGCAACCGTGAAGGGTCTCATCGGAAACATGCCGGTCTTCGGTATCTGCCTGGGTCATCAGCTCATCGCCGAAGCCCTGGGCGCACGGACCTACAAGATGAAATTCGGCCACCACGGCATCAATCACCCGGTGCGGGATGAGCGTACCAAAAAGGTGTTTGTCACCAGTCAGAACCACGGCTTTGCGGTGGATGAAAAGACTCTGCCCTCCGGAACCCAGGTATGGTTCAGGAACGCCAATGATCTGAGCATCGAGGGAATCCGGAACGACGAACTTTCGGTGCTTACCGCTCAGTTTCATCCCGAGTCCGCTCCAGGTCCCTATGATTCCCATTGGATCTTCCAGGCGTTTCTGGATGCAGTACCCAGGGAAGCCTGGGCTGAACCTGCCTGAGCAGCTGAACTGCCGAACATGCCCATGTAAAAAAAGACGCAGAAAAGACAGAACAGGAAACAGGAATAGGCAAGATGGAATAACATCCGGGAAGATTCCGGAAAACACAGGGGGAATAAGGTGCCGGTACGCAAGGATATACATAAGATTTTGATTTTCGGCTCCGGGCCGATTATGATCGGTCAGGCCTGCGAGTTTGATTACTCCGGAAATCAGGCGGTGAAAGCGCTGAAGGAAGAAGGCTTTGAGGTGGTGCTGTTGAATCCCAATCCCGCCACCATCATGACCACCCCCGGGACTGCCGACCGTATCTACATGGATCCTCTGGAAGTTCCGTATGTTGAGGAAATCCTGAAAAAAGAACAGCCCGATGCCATTCTACCCACCATGGGGGGACAGACCGCACTGAATCTGGCTCTGGATCTGGACGAAGCGGGAATCTTTGAGAAATATGATGTTGAGCTTCTGGGTGCGGGAGTGGAGAGCATCAAGCTTGCCGAGGACCGGGGTGAATTTAAAAAGCTCATGGATCAAATCGGTCTTGAAAGTGCAAAATCCATTCTTGCCTCCGACCTTGACTCCGCCATGGGGTTTGCCAAGGAACAGGGGTTGCCCCTGATTATCCGGCCCAGCTACACCCTGGGGGGTAGGGGGGCAACATCGCCACCCGCTGGGAGGACGTTGAGCCCATGATCCGCCGGGCTATCGATGAAAGTCCGGTGCATACCGCCCTCATAGAAGAAAGCCTTCTGGGATGGAAGGAGTTTGAGATGGAGGTGATGCGGGACGCAGCAGACAACGCTGTGATCATCTGTTCCATTGAAAACGTGGATCCCATGGGAGTTCACACCGGAGATTCCATCACCGTTGCTCCCATTCAGACCCTCTCCGACGTTGAGTATCAGAAGATGCGTACCGCCTCCATAGAGATTCTCCGGGCCGTGGGAGTGGACTGCGGCGGATCCAATGTGCAGTTCGCCTACAACCCCGACGACGGCAGGATGATCGTCATCGAAATGAACCCCCGGGTGAGCCGCTCCTCCGCCCTTGCCTCCAAGGCTACGGGCTTTCCCATTGCCCGAAGCTCCGCCAAGCTGGCGGTGGGCTATACCCTTGATGAAATCATCAACGATATTACCGGGAAAACCGTAAGCTGTTTCGAACCCTCACTGGATTACGTCGCCGTGAAGGTTCCCCGCTTCGAGCTGGAAAAATTTCCCCGGGGCTATGCCCAGCTGGGCACCCAGATGAAGAGTGTGGGAGAATCCCTCGCCCTTGGCAGAACATACAATGAAGCGCTGAACAAGGCGCTGCGCTCCTGCGAGCTGGGAGTCGAAGGGCTGGATCATCTGCTGAATGCCGGTGACGATGAGCTTTCTCACATGATTGACAGCCTCCATCCGAAGCGGATTTTTGCCGCCTACACCCTGATCCGCAGGGGAGTTGAACAGGCTGCTGCCCGGGGGGAGCTTCCCGATTTTCCCGGTGAAGCGGAGTTGAATGTGATGAACGACGTACAGCGCAGAAGCAGCTACGATCCCTGGTTTCTTTACAACATGGTGGAACTTGCCCGTCTGGAACTCAGGGTCGAAAAGCTGAACAGGCAACAGCCCGATCCGTTCCTCCTGCTGGAGGCGAAGCGGGCAGGGCTTTCGGACCGGCGGATCGCCGCCCTGATGGCTGCCTCCGCAGCATCTGCCGCATCAGCCTCCAAATCCAAACACTCTCCCACACAGGATGAACTTGTGAACCGTATCCGCAGCGTCAGAGATGATATGGGGATTCATGCGGGCTATCATTTTGTGGACACCTGTTCCGGTGAGTTTCAGGCTTCCACTCCGTATTTCTATTCAACCTGGGGGGAAGTGAACGAATCCAAACCCATGGACGGCCGGGGAGTGATTATCCTCGGCTCCGGTCCAAACCGCATAGGGCAGGGGCTGGAGTTTGATACCTGCTGTACTCTCTCATCCATGGCTTATCGCAGGCAGGGAGTGAACACCGTCATCGTGAACTCCAATCCCGAAACGGTTTCCACCGATTTTAATGTGTCCGACCGTCTCTATCTTGAGCCCCTCACATTTGACGATGTGAGAGAGGTGATGAAGACCGAAGGAATCCGGGATGTGATCGTTCAGCTTGGCGGACAGACTCCCCTGAACATGGCCAAGGAGCTGAAGGAGTGGGGGGCCAATATTATCGGTACTCCTGTTGAAAGCATTGAAGGTGCCGAGGACCGCCGCCAGTTTGCGGACATGCTCAACCGTCTGGGACTCCGCCAGCCGGAAAACCGCAGCGCCGGCAGCCTTGCCCAGGTGGAGAAGTTCGCCAAGGAAATCGGGTATCCGGTGCTTCTGCGTCCCAGTTACGTCCTCGGCGGACGGAGCATGATGATTGCCTTCAACCGCGAGGAGCTTCAGGAATTCATTAAGCGAGATGTGGAGGTGAGCGATCATAAGCCCATTCTTGTGGATCAATTCCTGGATGATGCGGTGGAATATGATGTGGACGCCCTGTGCGACGGGAAGAACGTCTACATCGCCGGGATCATGCAGCATATCGAAGCCGCCGGGGTGCACTCCGGTGACTCGGCCTGCGTGTTTCCCGCCTACAAAACCACCGATGAAATACAGGCCCAGATCAGCGACGCCACCGCCAGGATCGCCCTGGAGGTTGGGGTGAACGGTTTTCTGAACATCCAGTTTGCCGTGAAGGACGATGTACTCTACGTTCTGGAGGTGAATCCCCGGGCCAGCCGTACCGTGCCGTTTATCTCCAAAGCCAGCGGTGTTGATCTTGTGGATGCCGCGGTGAAGGTCTGGGAAGGAAATGATCTGGCAGCTCAGGGACTTATCCGGGAAGATATCAGCGGTCTGAAAAATGTGGGAATCGGAAGCTGCGTTACCGGATGGGCGGTGAAAGAGGCCATGTTCAGTTTTGACCGCTTCCTGGATACCGATCCCATGCTGGGTCCGGAAATGAAATCCACCGGCGAAGCCATCGGACTGGGCCGGAGTTTCGGAGAGGCTTTTGCAAAGGCCAGTTCGGCAACCGGCACCCGCCTGCCCACATCAGGCAGGGTGTTTGTATCGGTGAATGCCTTCGATAAAGAAGC
It includes:
- the tsaD gene encoding tRNA (adenosine(37)-N6)-threonylcarbamoyltransferase complex transferase subunit TsaD; this encodes MLVLGIESSCDECSFAVVENGRKIISHVIATQIEDHKPYNGVVPEIASRRHVEMITPVYRQTMELAAEQGVKPSDIQGIGVTTHPGLSGSLVVGLNYAKALSYAWNVPYVGVNHILAHLYAPQLEQEIPYPYLGLLVSGGHTMITLVKGYQDIQVLGASIDDACGEAFDKVAKHYGLGYPGGKLIDDLAMQGNDRAFAFPFANLHKGGHRYDVSYSGLKNAVINQLDTFWDGKSEKSVENICASFQRVAITSLLKKLYRAVEDTGITTIVAGGGVAANSYLRKSLEEHPDYQVYFPGMELCTDNGAMIAGIAYHYLKEGNVSGLDAGVSPRVKGFRKI
- a CDS encoding adenine phosphoribosyltransferase produces the protein MNLKEFDESIRRVKDFPKPGINFYDITSILTNSEAFGYCLEQMNLWIDELEVDTLLAVEARGFLFAAPLAQMRKIPLVLARKKGKLPGKTWCEEYSLEYGTDVVCIQQEDIAPGSRVLLIDDLIATGGTLKATAALVKNQARSSLAGYAAVIGLPFLGYEKHLDDAPIRTLINYQGE
- the carA gene encoding glutamine-hydrolyzing carbamoyl-phosphate synthase small subunit, giving the protein MSVRTCLVLENGSIYNGKGFGYPAPLPRDLEPGTPSFSNAGEVVFNTAMVGYHEVLTDPSYTGQIITMTYPHMGNYGHLDDWNESGPLGEDCQDSSSCDPRPVKAAGFVLRSLYRGPVPKGRITLDEYLNRHEIPGITDVDTRRLTLEIRDGGAVNAVLVRPENPALGLSPDEINMISSYLESFPGMLGRNLVRDVGTSLKFSRSRPLEGSYAGMRLALYDCGTKANIIRELEKLGCEITVYPSDSSARDILNGKHHGVLVSNGPGDPQVLQDQIATVKGLIGNMPVFGICLGHQLIAEALGARTYKMKFGHHGINHPVRDERTKKVFVTSQNHGFAVDEKTLPSGTQVWFRNANDLSIEGIRNDELSVLTAQFHPESAPGPYDSHWIFQAFLDAVPREAWAEPA
- a CDS encoding divergent polysaccharide deacetylase family protein, producing the protein MRKNSGSSKQTQSKRKPAGSRSGSRRSSGASLTPAAKRERFVRNITALLAVIVLALAGIYLLIPSGTDQSIAARDSGRGVGESETPLPVPAEPRADESAGAAEESGSGYRDSGVTGAGKSAETPASGEPEGEAALPVKIRPKLVVVIDDVGYNVEGLKPFLEIPVPVTFAVLPRLDYSRETARLISDAGQELILHLPMESQNGQDPGPGTLRSNMSGDELLREIQGNAATVPGIIGMNNHMGSKGTEDRRIVREVLEYARRDSLFFLDSRTSPQTVVPEIARDMNMKILERDIFLDNSQDTGYIMEALEKGKAVARDQGHAILIGHVWTEELAEILLENYPFIMEEGFDFATLSSIIMKGE